From a single Pelodiscus sinensis isolate JC-2024 chromosome 4, ASM4963464v1, whole genome shotgun sequence genomic region:
- the PRR33 gene encoding proline-rich protein 33 gives MLITVPSPYEPAMLRPQTPPPAILPKPGKDNLRLQRLLKKVAKQAPSATQQVKSFQASLSPVSEASPDLERSERASPLKTPGTLPQITIQLPPRFCIRPVIHHVASPFPKAKPFAFKVTEQRRISEHLKLTVSPAASPVHRQGIRESPWQPRGTTPPERHSQLRSPQPHCVFVFPDTAVSASPVVEAPVEVTQVTEVQACVHSVQAPRAKTPLSDQSSTALSSEGRQSLAAHTGKPSGQASVALGADEAGAGIPNSKAPVLPPLTAGLPYTTPRPATPREPDGVSQVTATHTNIHSVCVPRVKTPLSGQAPTALSNEGRMSSATHLEVSYLERPLGQTPVTHTANQAATATPKSKASKLPTTTAELSHPSGPTQPVGVAVSSPRTPDPQFSSPETPGNDTARSRTEWIPEPHSKSLRPLTPRAAQKQETTVPTDNTRAFSTERKEESVIPRQLTATIPRASPVPKAEPPPPSVEKVRPLKATLSGWSRLKKHLIVEPEEPQFPETEPAKPEPEEAGNKVEGSQGKASQDSKLIKSRAIKMWDAVLYQMTTLKKRRQQEEKGIRKEEGVSRWYRLPLLHRPRFDARKLKELASKPMMKITTMLESSLLQCKTTEDSKNFNRIAPGWLLK, from the coding sequence ATGCTGATAACGGTGCCATCACCTTACGAGCCAGCAATGCTCCGCCCACAGACACCACCCCCTGCCATACTTCCAAAACCTGGGAAGGACAATCTTAGGCTCCAGAGACTCTTAAAGAAAGTTGCAAAGCAAGCACCATCAGCCACCCAGCAAGTCAAATCGTTCCAGGCCAGCCTCTCCCCAGTGAGTGAGGCCAGCCCAGACCTAGAGCGCAGCGAGCGCGCGTCTCCGCTGAAGACCCCAGGAACATTGCCGCAAATCACTATCCAACTCCCGCCCCGGTTCTGCATCAGACCCGTCATCCACCACGTCGCGTCGCCTTTCCCGAAGGCCAAGCCTTTCGCCTTCAAAGTAACTGAGCAAAGGAGGATCTCGGAACACCTCAAGCTCACGGTCTCTCCAGCAGCATCCCCAGTGCACAGGCAGGGCATTCGGGAGTCCCCATGGCAACCAAGAGGGACGACACCACCagagagacactcccagctgcgCTCACCACAGCCACATTGCGTTTTCGTTTTCCCTGACACTGCTGTTTCTGCCTCACCGGTCGTAGAAGCCCCAGTGGAAGTTACCCAGGTCACTGAAGTGCAAGCATGTGTCCATAGCGTACAGGCACCAAGAGCCAAGACCCCCTTATCCGACCAATCCTCTACAGCCCTCAGCAGTGAGGGCAGGCAGTCTTTGGCAGCCCATACTGGCAAGCCCTCGGGGCAGGCATCAGTTGCTCTCGGTGCGGACGAGGCTGGAGCTGGTATTCCCAATTCAAAAGCGCCAGTGCTACCTCCCCTGACAGCAGGGCTGCCCTACACAACACCCAGGCCTGCTACTCCCAGAGAGCCTGATGGGGTTTCCCAGGTTACTGCTACACACACCAATATCCATAGTGTATGTGTACCCAGAGTGAAGACCCCACTATCAGGCCAGGCCCCTACAGCCCTCAGCAACGAGGGCAGGATGTCTTCAGCCACCCACCTTGAAGTAAGCTACTTGGAACGGCCTTTGGGGCAGACACCAGTCACTCACACTGCTAACCAGGCTGCCACAGCTACTCCCAAATCAAAGGCCTCCAAGCTTCCCACCACAACAGCAGAGCTCTCCCACCCTTCAGGTCCTACACAGCCTGTTGGGGTTGCTGTTTCTAGTCCTCGGACACCAGATCCCCAGTTCAGTAGCCCAGAAACCCCAGGAAATGACACAGCAAGATCCAGAACTGAGTGGATTCCTGAACCACACAGCAAGAGTCTAAGGCCATTGACTCCCCGTGCAGCTCAGAAGCAAGAGACCACTGTGCCCACTGACAATACCAGGGCTTTCTccacagaaagaaaggaagaatcGGTCATTCCACGACAGCTGACAGCCACCATTCCCAGAGCCAGTCCCGTCCCCAAAGCTGAGCCTCCACCACCATCTGTGGAGAAGGTCAGGCCTCTTAAAGCCACGCTCAGTGGATGGTCTCGCCTCAAGAAGCACTTGATAGTGGAACCTGAGGAGCCCCAATTTCCAGAAACTGAACCAGCCAAGCCTGAACCCGAGGAAGCAGGAAATAAAGTAGAAGGCTCTCAAGGCAAGGCCAGCCAAGACAGCAAACTGATTAAATCAAGGGCCATCAAGATGTGGGATGCTGTCTTATATCAGATGACAACTCTCAAGAAGAGAAGGCAGCAAGAAGAAAAAGGGATAAGGAAAGAGGAGGGTGTCTCACGCTGGTACCGCCTGCCCCTTCTCCACAGGCCACGGTTTGATGCCCGGAAACTGAAGGAGCTGGCGTCCAAACCAATGATGAAGATTACCACCATGTTAGAGTCAAGCCTGCTCCAGTGCAAGACAACTGAGGATTCCAAGAATTTTAACCGGATTGCACCGGGGTGGCTGCTGAAGTGA